The following are encoded in a window of Hemicordylus capensis ecotype Gifberg chromosome 12, rHemCap1.1.pri, whole genome shotgun sequence genomic DNA:
- the LOC128336147 gene encoding cuticle collagen 2C-like codes for MPCTTPALPGWALLPPPVLEPPPLTPPPPGSRDPARVFQAAARASCQPCERGGFRRHPREARGCCCCCERGGGGGGDGREARPPSRAHRRLCRPPLGARGPPPEPGRGRGGRGGGGQLQPQPPLDLLLLVRAGEPERRPAGGGMRACCPARPRSGGPRATRGRRTTTTTSGEPPAPASAACRPGQPGAAQPRHARRRSGSLDGSICPPPLGAGTTPSPPAARSSGTL; via the coding sequence ATGCCTTGCACGACGCCGGCTCTTCCCGGGTGGGCTCTCCTCCCGCCTCCAGTGCTTGAGCCGCCCCCCCTCACCCCGCCGCCTCCCGGCTCGCGCGATCCAGCCCGGGTTTTCCAGGCAGCCGCGCGCGCCTCCTGCCAGCCATGCGAGCGAGGGGGATTTCGCAGGCACCCAAGAGAAGcgcggggctgctgctgctgctgcgagcgcggcggtggcggcggcggcgatggGAGGGAAGCCAGGCCGCCGAGCAGAGCGCATCGGAGGCTTTGCCGTCCTCCTCTCGGCGCTCGAGGACCCCCGCCAGAGCCGggccgaggaagaggaggaagaggaggaggcggccagctGCAGCCGCAGCCGCCGCTGGACCTGCTCCTGCTAGTCCGCGCAGGCGAGCCGGAGAGACGCCCGGCCGGGGGCGGCATGCGCGCCTGCTGCCCAGCGCGGCCTCGATCCGGGGGCCCGCGAGCCACGAGggggaggaggacgacgacgacgacgagcGGGGAGCCGCCAGCACCTGCCTCTGCCGCTTGCCGGCCAGGACAGCCGGGGGCGGCTCAGCCCCGCCACGCCCGGCGCCGCAGCGGCTCCCTGGACGGCAGCATCTGCCCTCCCCCGCTGGGTGCGGGGACCACCCCCAGCCCGCCGGCCGCCCGGAGCTCTGGGACTTTGTGA